From Campylobacter concisus:
CAAAACGATGAACAAGATTATTCTATAATCCCTGTCGGTAGAGATTTTATGGAACAAGTTTTAAAAATACCATTTAAAAACTATGATGTAATTAAGGTTTTTGGCGATAGTATGGAGCCGTTTGCACAAGATGGCGACGCCGTAGTAGTGGATTTGGATGCAGAGGTAAAAAATGGCGACATAGTTATAGCAAACATCGGCGGAGACGTATATATAAAGAAATTTTTGAGAGACACGATACACAAAGAAGTAAAATTAACATCGTTGAATAGCTTTTATCAAGATATTATTTTAAAGGGCGAGGAAATAAATCAGTTAAAAATAATTGGTAAGGTTAGATGTAAATTTAATATCAATATGAAAATATTTTAAAACATAAAAATAAACTTAAAATAATGATTAATAGTTTAAGCTATTTCTAAACAATATTTAAGATTAAAATAGTTTTTTATTGCATTTTTTACAATGATGATTAAAGATAAATCCATAAATACGCCAATTATTAGAATTAATCATCATTAAGTCTTGATTAATCATCATTTTTCTAAAAATTTGATGATTAATGCCTATATTTTTAAATTTTACCTATGCTTTTGACGGCAAACCTTAAGCGGTATATGCCCTTGATGCGTAAAATCTTGGGACGAATTTCGGGATGCTTTAAACGGCGTTTAAAGAGTGGTTATTTGGGCTTTTATGAGTATTTGTGATGTTAAATTTTTCCGCTTTTTTGGGACAAAACGGACGATTTGGGATTATAGGGATTTTTCTTGCAGCTGAATTTTTACATTACAACTGAGAGT
This genomic window contains:
- a CDS encoding S24 family peptidase, encoding MDDQKDKVIFENMKNFFKVDSLEDVAERLGYSRSTAATWRSKGLTSTVKLKFASLSADKVNKPYKDKADLRYFENVTASAGYGSQNDEQDYSIIPVGRDFMEQVLKIPFKNYDVIKVFGDSMEPFAQDGDAVVVDLDAEVKNGDIVIANIGGDVYIKKFLRDTIHKEVKLTSLNSFYQDIILKGEEINQLKIIGKVRCKFNINMKIF